Below is a window of Sulfurisphaera ohwakuensis DNA.
AGCCCTTATGGTAATACCGATTCCCTCGCTTTAAACCTTTTTTCCCAATTTGTTGAATTCTTGATGTTGTTATAAACTTGGTTATGTTCAACAAATTTAATATTGTTCAATCAGAATTATTTTTGTAAAATGATTTTGGGAGTACCGTAAAAGGCGAGGTTTTTCGCCCCCTTTGAACCCCTAAACTTTATAAATACTTTTTATCAACCTTGCTATCCTCTTAGCCCCGAGGTTTAAACCCGTGAAATACTTGAATAAGAGAACAACAAACAAGGAAAAGGCCTTTAATATTATGAGACCCTTGTTCCTAAGCCAAGTTAGGAAGGAGCTCTTCTCCAAACCCAAGGCCTTAAGTTCCCTAATTAAAACCTCAACATCCCAACGATTCTCCCAAGTTACCAAAATGTCCTCAGCAGAATCATTAAGGTTAGTGGAGAAGAAATATCTCCTACCAAAACCTTTATAATCATCTATTACAAGTAACTTTATTGGAATACCTAGATATTCAACTAGGTATTCCCCTTGGGGGAATTCACCAACAGGCACGTGACGTTGTCCAACTTGAGCAAAATTGAAAAATTATCCTGACTATAATATTTCTTTCTATAAAATTATTCATAATATTTAACTAGAAAAGATTATATAATATGTATTAATAAATATAATACAAATAATTGTACAGTTTTGCAATAAAATTCGTTATACTCGCAACTAAAACTAGTAAGCAAGCCTTGTTAATTAACTAAAACCCTTGTCCTAATCCTCGTTAAGAGTACTTCAAGATTACGATAGAGGTTAAGGAAGAAGACCTCTATCACAACACCCCTCAAAGTCGTTGCAGAAGCCTTACCTTCCCTAATCTTAACCCCTCAACCTGAAGCCTAGCAGAACTAACACCAAGCCCTATCAGCCATTAACTTAACGCCATCAAAGGAAAAGGCCAAATCACTCAAATTAGCCAACCTTAAAACCCCTAACAAAATTAGTCCTCCTTTCAAAAAACCTTAAAGCCAAAGTAGGACTTACCATGCTTCCTACCCCAACCACCCTTATACTTCCTAAAGCTTGTAAAATACTTGAGCTTAGAAACAGTATAACCCATGAGGAGAAAATCGTCGTCAATCTCATCAAGATCAAGTGAGATCTTCTCTAGACCGGTTTGAAAACTCCTCTTCCCCTCACGGAAGAATCGATTATGTGGTAGTCCTCGAATTTGTCGTTTTTTCTCTCCCTACCTCAAGTTCTTTCTCTATACTCGTTAATCACCTTGTCTAAGGCCTTGTTTATCCATTAGGGTTGTCCACATTGTTTCTCCCTCATCGACAACTGTTTCTTGTAATCTCTTATAGAAGAAGAATATTGTACTCTTTGGTGGAACTTTCCCACCCAAGAATTTCATGAACATTTTACTATCCCTAATTTCTCCCTCTAAGTTATTCCAAGAGATATCGTAGACGAAATTGATTAAGAGTGTTTTGAGGAGTAATATAACGTCCCACTTGGGTTTCTTGGAGTAATTCAAGTTTACCCCTAAAAGTTTCCTATGGAAATACTTTATCGACCTTGAGCAAAAGGTCTTTCTCAGTTGAAAGTGTCTTCATAATATTATCTCATCTCAATTCTTATTAATATTACTCATCAATTTCCATTTTTATCATCTTAGACAACATCAAGTGGCAATGTTAGTTGACGCTATGCTTGAAATATGACCGAAAGATTTATTACTGAACGCCCTTAGGCAAGATCTTAATTATCTCCTCATAACCTTGCCTATCATTAGTAAACTCGTAGTATTTGCCTTGGAAATACATAATTAATTTATCTTTTGATACGTCTATTCCCGCGACTGGGGCCTCCATGTATACTCACCCTTATTCGGGCTTTAAGCCCAACTTCCGGTCCGAATTGGAGGCGGGCCAAGCTCCTCGACGGGCTTTAAGCCCAGAGGAGTCAACGGCCTACACCTCAGTCAGATCTGTATTACACAGATCTGACTAATATGTTTTATATAAGGAGGTCAGGTAGGTCTAGCTTTAGTGTTGGGAATTAAAAGTGGGAAAGCTTTATATATCTTTTTTGCATGTATTCTTATATGGAAACTAGAAAGGCTGATGATAAAGGTAGAGTTTATTTAGGTAACGACTATGCTGGGAAAAACCTTTATGTTGTAAGAGTCTTTGGTGGATTATTATTGTTGGATAATGAGAAGAAAGCTAAGGAAATAGAAGAAAGAAAGGACGAATTCCTAAGAAAAGGTATAGAAGAGTTATTAGAATTTTTAGGAGAACCTTCAGTAGAGGAAATTAAGGAGGTTGTTGAGAAATCGAGAAGGAGAAGATTCTCGTAGACACTAACGTCATAATAAGTAAGGATATTTTAAAGCTGAAGAACGTTACGCTAATCGAAAGTGTAATTCATGAGTTCGCCGAATTTTGCTTTCAAAAATATGTAGATTTAATAGGATCTTCACCAGAAAGGGCTAAAGGTTATGTAAAGCTTTTTAAGTACATTCTTGAGTATCTTTCTAATAACGAAGTCATAAGTAACAGTGTAGAGGACTATATGAAAGCTATGGATCTTTCTATCGATAGAAGTATTGATATCACTGACGCCCTTTTAGTGGTTACTGCGATGAAGCTGAAGAACGCCGTAGTGCTAACTAGAGATAAGGACTTTGAGAGGGTTAAAGATCTAGTTAAAGTAACTGATAAAATACAAATTTAATACTGTAGCATCTTTTTATCGTCCGAAGATAGGGAAAACAAACACAAGAGGAGATAAGGGGATATATAGATGCTAACCTTCACAAGCTTTGTTTATCGTATTTTTATACTTTCCGATTATTGAAAAATTCTCCTCTTAGTGGGGATGTTCTCAAACAGTCATCTTATTCGATAATGAATAGTAAAATTATATCAGGTTTTCTCTAATATTCTGTACTCCCTCCTACCGGTAGATCAAAAAAGATTTATCATTTTAAAATATAAAAACAAAAGAGTATAAAGATAATTATTCATAAAAATATAAATTTATGAAATATTTTTGAATTAAAAATCCAACAAACCGTGAAATAAAGCAAAAATTGAAAAACTATCACATTCATGCAATACAAATATACACTAAATTATGAGAAAATGAATTATACAAAATATGAAATAGTGAGTTAGAAATAATTGTACATACTTAAAACAAAAAATCAAACCCCACAACCAAAGGGCGATTCGGGCTTCTTTTGCGAATTCATTTTATTTAAAAGCTTTGAGACAAATTAATTAAAAAACTTTACAGTAAATTGGTGGTAAAAGGACAGTAATACTACATCGAATATTTTACTATTAAAGTAAATTATTACAATTCGCAATGGAAACCTGAATCGCCCCTAACTATGATTTACGTGTTTTATTACCTTATTTATTATAATTAGTTTTTGAATTATTTGCACTCAATATACTCTCACGTCACAATGGTAGTTCTTAACGAAATTGCATTTTTGGTTAAACTATTAGCTTATTAAAGTTAAACATTTATATTCATTCATAATATAATATTTATCCATGGAAAGACGTAGAGTAAAGGTTGATAAGAAAGGATAATAGTTATTCCTAAAGAAATTAGGGAAAAACTAGGAATAAAAGAAGGAGATATAATAGAATTAGTTGTTAGTGGAGATAAGATAAGCATAGAGAAGCCTGCAACTCTTTTAGATCTTTTTGGCGTAGACGGAGATGAGGCTGTGGAAATTGCCAAGGAGATAATTAAGGAAAGGAGGAAAGAAGTTGAAAGAGAAATACGTTTTTGATGCAGAACCTCTATCCTTATTATTCGCCGGAAGAAAAGAAGTTAAAAAGTATTTTGAAGAAATGTATAGGAGCAGTGCAATAATTTATATGAGTGAAGTAAATTTAGCTGAATTTCTCTACATTTATATTTCAAAGAAGGGAAAAGATATTGGAATAGCTAGACATAGCTACATTAGAAATTCTCCAATCAAAATAATATCTCCTAATGAAAGAATAACTGAAAGTGCTGCACTATTAAAGAGCAAATATTCCTATTTGTCTCTAGCCGATGCATTTCTAATAGCTACGGCAAAGGAAGTTAAAGGAAAAGTTATTACCACTGATGAAGACATAGAAAAGACTAAAGAGGTTGAAACGATAACAATTCCTTTAAATTAACTGGTCAGAATGAGTCTGGGACAAATTAGTTTTATTATCCCCGAGTATATATAGTATTTTGAAATTTTTAATCTAACGCTTTAGACCAATACAGATCATGGATTATAACCCTTGCAAGTACTGTTAAATGTATCCTCTCTTCCCTAACCTTGTTTATAACCCAACCTGTTTTCCTCTTAATCCAAGAGATCAATGATTCAGCCTTCTCACGCTTAAAATACTCCTCCAAGTACTCTAGTGGATTCCTCATGAACCTAAGTATCATTTCTCTCCACCTCTTCCCTCCCTTGATTAACGCGTTTAATTTTGGTATCAAGTATATCGTCGAGTTTGGGAATTCCTTCAGTGTTGACTTACCATAATACTTGTCAGCCCTCAAGGACTCAACGTGTACGCCCAAATCTTTCAGAACCTTGAGGGCCCTTTCATAAGCCTCCCTCTTTAATGAATACCCATAAACTACGATTAGGTTACTAGCTAAGTCGAAGATGAAGAAGGAGTATACGAAACCCTTCCCCTCCTCCACCCCCTCTCCAGACCCCTCTCTCTCACTCCTATAATGCCTTGTAATCACTACCGAATAACCCGTACCGTCCATTGCTGCTGATAATCCCTCAACAATTTGTGATAGTAGGTTGTAGAGTGTAACGAAAACATCTGAGTATAGTCTTTCCACAGTCTTATAACTTATTTCCACACTTGTTAAGTTGAGTAGTGATGCTAGTTCTGCTGTCTCCCTATTTGTTAACAAGTATTCCTTGATTATTAGTATGCTTTTTCTTGTGGTGTTATTTTACTCTTCCTCCCAGGTCCTTCCCTAACTTTCACGAATAGCATTTATTGGAAAATCGTTGCACAAGATAATTCTTACAAATAATTTTCTAATACTTATATCTAATTTCAGTAAATAGGATAAGTTATATCGTTTTTATAGTAACAGTATTCATTACTGAGAATGGTGTATTTAAAAATTATCTTATCGTTAGGATTTTACGTAAACTGCTACACGAATTTTGCAGCCCTTTCCATTCCTTCAACTCTTGACCAAATCTCCTCAACATTGCCAACCTTTCCTCCTCACTCATCCCAGCTCCTTGTCAAGCTTGCTCTCCTTTTGATTAAATCTTCTATTGATGCCTTGAAATTATCAAAGTCCCTTTGGTAACTTCTTATTCATATGCTATTATATACAAAATGGAGGGTATGTAAAGTTTTTGTCCCAGACTCAGTTCGAGTATTATCATATATAATTAATTAGTTATTATTACATAGTAACCTTTTCCCCTTAATTAGATATTTTATTAATATTCCTAAGAATATTAATTTCTATACCGAGAAATTTATCTAAACTAATTTTTTAAGCTAAGTTAACAATAAAATAGTAATGTCAAAAATTGCCACTGACTTTTTCACACCCCAGAAGGGACGAGGGCATAAGGTGATAGTATTTTGAAGCACAGTCAACTGTGGTTAATGGGTGCTGGAGTAGCAATATTACAGATGCTGATAGGTAATGTAATGGTTTTCTATGGTATATTACCTCAATTGCTAGGTCTTCATGCACTATTAGCGGCTATTTTGCTCGTAATAGCAGTTTACGGTTATGTAAGAGTAAAAGTTGCTTTAGAGAAAAGGATATTAATGGGTAATATAGGATTGGTAATAATTGCAAGTATATTTGGGTATCTATTCATAGATTTCGGAAACCCAGTACTTATACTTATTCACTTTATATTAGCCTTAGGTATATTGTCAAATTTCTCAGTATTGTATGGGATAGAAAGAGGACAATTGCATCATTAAATGTGAAAATAAATAAATTAAAACTATTACCTATTAGTTTATAAGTAACTAAACTTATTTATTATATGATGTTATTTCTCCTTTGGTTTAGGGTTAAGCAACCAGAGAATATGTCTCAAAAGCAGTTAATGGAGATATGGAAAAAAGAAGCTGAAGCTGCATTATCTGCGGTGAAAGCTGGTAAAATCAAGGGACTTTATAAGGTAAGCGGAAAGAGAGAAGTAGTTGCAATAATAGATGTAAATTCCCATGAGGAGTTAGATGAGATTTTAGAGACATTACCTATAACGAAGGAACTTGGACATTCTGTTATTGTGGAAGTTACACCAATACATCCATATGAGAATTTCTATGAATTAATGGGACTGTTCTCAAACAGTCATGAAATTCGATAAGTATTTGTAATATTATATCAGTTTACTTCTAATATACTGTATCCCCTTCAAGTAAGCTTGATTCAAGGATGTTTTCTCCCTTGAATAAACTACTGGGTGCATGACATCTAATAAGGCAAGACTATACTCAACCATGACTCCACTCCTACTAAAAGCCCTCGTATCCCTTGCTAACCTAGCTAAATGAGCCCTACAGTAAGAATTATAACTCTCCACAGTATATGTATACTTCTTACCTACAACGTGATTGTTGAGTACTTGGTAGACTGAGTAATCATCAGTGTAATATACTTCGCTTTTGGGTAGGGTATTCAAGAGGTAACTAAAAGTCCTATAATCCCTATCACCCGTAATGAAGAAGGGTACACCATCTTGTAATGCATATCCACAAGCTCTCCCTCTTTTGACCATGTCTAACCCTCACGTAAGTCCAACTTTCATCAATTACCGTGACTTTTGCTGTAAGATTCTTTAATTGTTCTCGTAAGATTAGTAGGTGAGCATAGGCTTCTACTCCTTTTCTCCTTATATTGTTGTTAACGGTTTTCCTTCAACCCTTGCTATTGCTCTCATGCTCATTCTATTCGTGTACTCCTTCAATACTCTCTCCTTCTGTTCTTTACTCATCTTGTGGTTAGTTGTTTGGTAGAATGTTCTTCCGCAAGTTTTGCACTTGTATTTTGATTTTCCTCTAGATGATCCATTCTTTACTACTTTATTTGATTTGCATGAGGGGCATGGCGGTTTCTCTTCTCTTCTCCTCCTTACCCCAAGTTTTTTAGTGTAGTAGTATAGTGTTGATGGTGGTATTCCCAACTTAGTGACTTGTACTCCTAGTAAGTATGCTGCTATTGCATAAGCAAGGTCTTCTAGCTCGTGTTTTCTTGGCTTAAAATTTAAATTCCTCAAAATCAAAAATATTAATTGTGCAAGGGTTACGAGGTTCATCTCGCAACCCCCATAAAATCTCGTAACCCTTGCACATAAGTTTTTCCTAAAACAATTTTTGCTCTTTGTACTTCTAGTTCTTTTCAGCGAACTATATTAGAAAAAAGACTTTTTATGAGTACACTAATATTTTTACAAATACTTATCGAATTTCATGACTGTTTGAGAACAGTCCCGAATTAATGAAGAAACTAACATAAAACAACTTTTATCTATTTGATCTTATTTTTTCACATCATGCTTAAATTACTGCGAGAGTTATATAATCATCAATTCTGAGATTAAACTATAGTTAGAGAGTACACAGATCTAATTAGTCCTCCTATAATTGTATAGCTAATGATATCAAAAGCTGTTAAAATGATTATGAATACTTGAAGTGCAACATTAAGTGAACGTAGATTGTCACTTCATGAATTTTTCACATCAGAAGAGGTACAAAAACTAATTTCATATAGATTTTCTAATTATAAATTCATATTCAAATAACAATGCTCACTTAGTAGGATAAAACAATAAGGTAGAAGTTATAAATAGGGAGTGAGAGTAAATATAAATGAAATACATATACTGTGTTAAAGGAGATTATTTAATTCCTTGTAATTCTCCTACTGCTTCTGATGAATATTACATTTTTGAGTATACAAAGGAGTTACAACTTATTTTGACTAGGTGTAGGAATGGAAAATGTGAGGAAATAGAACCAAGTTATGTTTCTCTGAAGTTTAATTTACCTGAAGCTTCTAAGGTTGAAGAACTTTTAAATAGGCTTTCTACTTTCAGATCCTTTTTACAAAAGTATAATCTCAAAGTATACTTTATGGAAGATACCAGTGTGTTGGAGGCTATAATAAATCCTAAGCTGTTCTATTACAAGTATCTTGCATTAGATAAAGATTTCAGAGATAGGGTGATAAGTCAACTTGAGAAATGGGTTTCACGCTTTTTACTTTTTATGAAAGTTATTGAAGAACTTGGAGTGACTAAATTCGTTGCCCATTTAGATAGTTTGGATGGTAGATATGCTTTATGGATTAAAGAAAATTTTGATGAGCCAAGTACTATTGTTATAACTGAAAAAGAAGGTGAGATTAAGCTCTGGTTTGGTTTTAAAGATTGTGATATTTATATTAAAAATAATGAAATAGAAAAATGTTATGAAATAGAAAAATGAATTTAAATCTTTTTTCATTGGAATTTCATATAAGTGAGTTTATAAGTTAGTAATATACAATATTACACATGGAGAAGAGTATTCATGAGTTGGTAGATAAGGCTAAATGGACAAGTATTCACTCCTTAATGTTTGCCTCACTTGCTATAGGTTTCTTTATGTGGGGAGTTATATCGTCAATAGCACCCATAATATATCCCTCAATAAACAATGTATTTTTCCTTCTAACACCAACATTTGTTACGATAGCTGGTAATCTACTATTACCCTTCTTTTCAGATAAGAGACTAGGAAGGAAAACTACTTTTTTCATAACAATGACCTTATATTCCTTAGGTACACTACTTATCGCATTAGCTGCACTACTTTCTGGATTAAATGTGAATAACTTGGCTAAGTTTCCTTACATTGCCTTTTTAGTAGCTGGAATAGTTTTAGGTGTTTTAGGTGTTGAAGGAGAAGTACCAGTAATGCTATCTTACACTGCTGAGATGATGCCTTTAGACAAAAGAGACATTATGTTAGTTTTGGCACCAAACTTTGATAATATTGGTGCTATGGTTGCAGCTTTAATAGGTTATATAACCTATAGTGCATCAAACTCCTTTTCGATACAACTTTTAGCCCTTTCAGTTGTTGCCTTTATAGGAGTAATTACTGCAATTATTATCAGACTATTACTACCAGAGTCTATTAGATGGTTAGTAGTAAAAGGAAATTTAAGTAGGGCAGAAAAAGAAGTAGAGAAAATAGTTAGGAAAACTAAAGATCTGAAAGAGCAAGAGGTAAATAAGAAACTTAGTTTAGGTGCTAGATATGCATTTTTAGCAATAATAGGAATCTCACAATATCTAACTTATGGACTAATGGCTTTCGTTGTTG
It encodes the following:
- a CDS encoding muconolactone Delta-isomerase, yielding MLFLLWFRVKQPENMSQKQLMEIWKKEAEAALSAVKAGKIKGLYKVSGKREVVAIIDVNSHEELDEILETLPITKELGHSVIVEVTPIHPYENFYELMGLFSNSHEIR
- a CDS encoding transposase produces the protein MNYSKKPKWDVILLLKTLLINFVYDISWNNLEGEIRDSKMFMKFLGGKVPPKSTIFFFYKRLQETVVDEGETMWTTLMDKQGLRQGD
- a CDS encoding type II toxin-antitoxin system VapC family toxin, which translates into the protein MKNVTLIESVIHEFAEFCFQKYVDLIGSSPERAKGYVKLFKYILEYLSNNEVISNSVEDYMKAMDLSIDRSIDITDALLVVTAMKLKNAVVLTRDKDFERVKDLVKVTDKIQI
- a CDS encoding MFS transporter; this translates as MEKSIHELVDKAKWTSIHSLMFASLAIGFFMWGVISSIAPIIYPSINNVFFLLTPTFVTIAGNLLLPFFSDKRLGRKTTFFITMTLYSLGTLLIALAALLSGLNVNNLAKFPYIAFLVAGIVLGVLGVEGEVPVMLSYTAEMMPLDKRDIMLVLAPNFDNIGAMVAALIGYITYSASNSFSIQLLALSVVAFIGVITAIIIRLLLPESIRWLVVKGNLSRAEKEVEKIVRKTKDLKEQEVNKKLSLGARYAFLAIIGISQYLTYGLMAFVVADFYFSGATTSFIIFIANLGASIAGLIAGALITKIKSRVFALFSYVGGALSMIPIILLTSNFNLIGFYILLFVNMLFSEFAWATRTIYEPTLMPNNLRAFMIGLIRLAPITAYAISVYVLGSYLQGLSTYIWYNTALWVIGAIATVLWFFKGLDTNNVSLEKID
- a CDS encoding type II toxin-antitoxin system VapC family toxin, whose translation is MKEKYVFDAEPLSLLFAGRKEVKKYFEEMYRSSAIIYMSEVNLAEFLYIYISKKGKDIGIARHSYIRNSPIKIISPNERITESAALLKSKYSYLSLADAFLIATAKEVKGKVITTDEDIEKTKEVETITIPLN